One Nitrosopumilus piranensis genomic region harbors:
- a CDS encoding inositol-3-phosphate synthase, with protein MAGRIKVGLVGIGNCFSGLIQGIEYYRKNPTQEVTGIIHDKLAGYGIHDIDFVCGFDVGENKVGKPLHEAIYAYPNMVDWIPKDELPKTDAKIYESPILDGVGLWVENRIKPVENPKSVEEITEEVKKVIKDTGVEIIVSYLPVGSDKVTEYWAQICLDTNTAFVNCIPSFIASDPEWAKKFEEKNIPCIGDDIKGQVGATIVHRTLAKLCNDRGTKIEKTYQINVGGNTDFLNMKEQDRLVSKKISKTESVQSQLDERLDDDQIYVGPSDFIPFLGNTKLMFMRIEGRQWANIPYNMEVRLEVDDKANSAGIVIDAIRLAKIALDRGVGGPIKPASAYLMKHPIEQTSDVKAKAACEQFVADE; from the coding sequence ATGGCAGGTAGAATAAAGGTAGGACTAGTAGGAATCGGAAATTGTTTTTCAGGTTTAATTCAAGGTATTGAATATTATCGAAAAAATCCTACACAGGAAGTTACTGGAATTATTCATGATAAATTAGCTGGATATGGAATCCATGATATTGATTTTGTTTGTGGATTTGATGTTGGTGAAAACAAAGTTGGTAAACCTCTCCATGAGGCAATCTATGCTTATCCAAACATGGTTGATTGGATTCCAAAAGATGAGTTACCAAAAACTGATGCCAAAATTTACGAAAGCCCCATTCTAGACGGTGTTGGACTTTGGGTAGAAAACAGAATCAAGCCTGTTGAAAATCCAAAATCTGTAGAAGAAATCACTGAAGAAGTTAAAAAAGTCATCAAGGATACTGGCGTTGAAATAATTGTCTCTTATCTGCCTGTAGGTTCTGACAAAGTAACTGAATATTGGGCACAGATTTGCCTAGATACTAACACTGCATTTGTAAATTGTATTCCTTCCTTTATTGCATCAGATCCTGAATGGGCAAAAAAATTCGAAGAAAAAAATATTCCTTGTATTGGAGATGATATCAAAGGACAAGTTGGAGCAACTATTGTTCACAGGACTTTGGCAAAATTATGTAATGATAGGGGAACCAAAATCGAAAAAACTTACCAAATTAACGTTGGTGGTAATACTGATTTCTTAAACATGAAGGAACAAGATAGACTTGTTTCAAAGAAAATATCTAAAACTGAAAGTGTTCAAAGTCAACTTGATGAACGACTAGATGATGATCAAATCTATGTCGGACCCTCTGACTTTATTCCATTCTTAGGTAATACAAAATTGATGTTTATGAGAATTGAAGGACGCCAATGGGCAAATATCCCTTACAATATGGAAGTTCGTTTAGAAGTAGATGACAAGGCAAATTCAGCTGGAATTGTAATTGATGCAATTAGGCTTGCAAAAATTGCTCTTGATCGAGGGGTTGGCGGACCAATCAAGCCTGCAAGTGCATACTTGATGAAGCATCCCATTGAGCAAACATCAGATGTTAAAGCAAAAGCTGCTTGTGAACAGTTTGTAGCAGACGAATAA
- a CDS encoding carbon-nitrogen hydrolase family protein, translated as MVKLGIIQTISYLNNQKGISRAAHILRKLGRQETDIVCLPEQWLKDNIISDFDSEFAEFKEIAKDFSMTIIPGAFYEVNKRNSSIIAPVIGPKGEFIGRQEKIHPFDYERDNVKPGKEAKIFNTACKFGVIICYDMVFPQVANTLVKKGAQVLLSPSRIVRRGIEPWQMYVQVRALENRIPILAANVENRRFGGNSIIVDLAENNKVVNTKITKLKNENSISKEFKLEKYEKSRKIRFSDANKFR; from the coding sequence ATGGTAAAATTAGGAATAATTCAAACGATTTCATATCTTAATAATCAAAAAGGAATATCCAGAGCAGCCCATATCCTAAGAAAGTTGGGTAGGCAAGAAACAGATATTGTTTGTCTGCCTGAGCAATGGCTTAAGGATAACATAATTTCAGACTTTGATTCAGAATTTGCTGAATTCAAGGAAATTGCTAAAGATTTTTCAATGACCATAATACCAGGCGCATTTTACGAAGTCAATAAAAGGAATTCATCAATAATTGCACCAGTAATTGGTCCCAAGGGAGAATTCATAGGCAGGCAAGAAAAGATACACCCATTTGACTATGAAAGAGACAATGTCAAGCCTGGAAAGGAGGCTAAGATTTTCAATACAGCCTGTAAGTTTGGAGTGATAATTTGTTATGATATGGTATTTCCACAGGTTGCAAATACTTTAGTCAAAAAAGGGGCTCAAGTCTTACTATCTCCTAGTAGAATAGTCAGAAGAGGAATAGAACCATGGCAGATGTATGTTCAGGTTAGAGCATTGGAGAACAGAATTCCAATCCTTGCAGCAAATGTAGAAAATAGAAGGTTTGGTGGAAATAGCATCATAGTAGATTTGGCAGAGAACAACAAAGTTGTCAACACCAAAATCACTAAACTAAAAAATGAAAATTCTATTTCAAAAGAATTCAAACTGGAAAAATATGAGAAAAGTAGAAAAATCAGATTTTCAGACGCAAATAAATTCAGATAG
- a CDS encoding deoxyhypusine synthase, translating into MIEPGRPVKDIQIDSNTSIEKIFEELSQSGGFESVNLSTGVEILAEMISDKQCLRFISFVGAVVSTGLRGILKDMLKNKWFDVAITTCGALDHDIARHFSHYKEGSFTMDDNELADQDIHRLGSVLVPMDSYGPLIEEKMQAFLEEEYQNGVKEMTTAQICKMIGKHLGEDSFLYWAYKNDISVVVPGIMDGAVGSQIWLFTQKHNDFKLNMAGDADLLSGFIFKAEKSGAFMIGGGISKHHTLWWNQYREGLDYAFYITTAQEFDGSLSGALVREAISWGKVTQKAKQSTLHAEVTTILPFIYSSLVSKLKN; encoded by the coding sequence ATGATAGAACCAGGGCGCCCTGTAAAAGATATACAAATTGATTCAAACACATCAATTGAAAAAATTTTTGAAGAGTTGTCTCAATCAGGGGGTTTTGAATCAGTAAATCTTTCAACAGGGGTAGAAATTTTAGCAGAGATGATTTCAGATAAACAATGTCTTAGATTCATTTCATTTGTAGGAGCAGTTGTTTCTACAGGGTTAAGAGGAATTCTAAAAGACATGTTAAAAAACAAATGGTTTGATGTTGCAATTACAACATGCGGTGCACTAGATCATGACATTGCAAGACATTTTTCACATTACAAAGAAGGTTCCTTTACAATGGATGACAACGAATTAGCAGATCAAGATATTCACAGATTAGGCAGTGTACTTGTGCCTATGGACAGTTATGGGCCATTAATTGAAGAGAAGATGCAAGCATTTTTGGAAGAGGAATATCAAAATGGTGTAAAAGAAATGACTACTGCTCAAATCTGTAAAATGATTGGGAAGCATTTAGGAGAAGATTCATTTCTTTATTGGGCATACAAAAATGACATTAGTGTAGTAGTTCCAGGAATCATGGATGGTGCAGTAGGAAGTCAGATTTGGTTATTCACACAAAAGCATAATGATTTTAAATTGAACATGGCAGGTGATGCGGATTTACTTTCAGGTTTTATTTTCAAAGCTGAAAAATCAGGAGCATTTATGATTGGTGGAGGAATTTCAAAACATCATACTTTATGGTGGAATCAATACAGAGAAGGGTTAGACTATGCATTTTACATTACAACTGCACAAGAATTTGATGGTAGTCTTAGTGGCGCACTAGTCAGAGAAGCAATTTCCTGGGGAAAAGTTACACAAAAAGCAAAGCAATCAACACTTCATGCAGAAGTGACAACCATATTGCCATTCATTTATTCATCACTAGTATCAAAATTAAAAAATTAG
- a CDS encoding chromosome segregation SMC family protein, translating to MVHVKKVEIFGFKSFGFKNTTVQFEPGLVSISGPNGSGKSNILDAIIFAMGENKPKIMRVDKLRSLIHDIEGNRRGPKMARSSVHFDNSDRKIPVDSDVVEITREMDANGENTYYLNKKKTNRSHILDLLDMANAGLGQLNAVQQGTVTRISEFTSEEKRKTIEDLIGLSYFDEKKAESVKQLDEADRRLEIALAKMGEIKKRIDELEEERNQKLRHDILERELNRYKAIAAANKLKVISGQKESKESTLGSVTSEITTFDEERSVLRTEIGTLESEKSKLMTEANDYTKAKSSLDAEIAAAMEQYEIDNSAISASKKRIEQINSRIPEIQKELEEINTARSDIDTQILKIKDSIEETNTKKNKINSDLESIDSQRNKILDEQSQAAAKKSEIDEKIRTLTNQLNDAKLKLSKLQHEQEESKRKIELNTAKLEGLEHGIEELTSSKSKLESMIKNHNATIVELKSRIKNLQLKKSKIVSDMDEWGEILEKSNKAATRYESKIKTVKGFMHEDYTVAKLKEDAEKLGIEGLVYEMISWDKQYERPILAVSSDWIKAIIVKDFATLLGIAEFARSRKLPKLKIIPLDAIPKFKLKLPKESGVIGVLADFVRCNPTYSELKTFLFGNIVLTKTRESAYNVSQSGYKAVTLDGEYFEAKGGTVVIDIDSKISKLTKLISMTSDVDGLFQSINAVKKYLLIKKNSIKKLDDAIQSNSDRLSISEQSLASVNENYSHLKPRIESTLAMKEQLTKRISDLTSRDKTIESEVLTTESQVESLLERISIVEDNYASGEQARIANELSKINLKKAEIEKLYTTIANEYRDKSSQLTTLETQDNREKSQSNRLNDEERSLNLEKEELQTKISELEVQKESKNEVLVKLREKEQDLIETSGSSIGQLKEFDDKLKVLSEKDRELTKQINSLERQSDSLNRDLHDLTENENKLKQILSAFGFDKDMETFDVESIVQGLSAELASLNALNAKAPETYLEVSYGYRSMSTRKNSLEEERNSIVKFIEDIEKDKRQTFLDAFDKVDKEIKLIFNKMTGGNAWLELQNEDDIFNSGISYLIQFPNKPKRESTSISGGEKTLAAIVFVLALQKLKPSPFYLFDEVDAHLDAPNSERLSNILEERSKESQFIMVSLKDSVVQKAKLIYGVFPKNGVSNVVTYKDKRMPSVRNS from the coding sequence TTGGTTCATGTTAAAAAAGTAGAGATCTTTGGTTTCAAGTCATTTGGTTTTAAGAATACAACTGTCCAATTTGAACCTGGACTGGTATCGATCTCAGGTCCTAATGGCTCTGGTAAAAGTAACATTCTGGATGCCATAATTTTTGCAATGGGTGAAAACAAACCCAAAATAATGAGAGTTGACAAATTACGATCACTGATTCATGATATTGAAGGGAATAGACGTGGACCAAAAATGGCAAGATCAAGTGTACACTTTGATAATTCTGATCGAAAGATTCCTGTTGACTCTGATGTTGTTGAAATTACAAGAGAGATGGATGCTAATGGCGAAAACACATACTATTTGAATAAAAAGAAAACCAATCGAAGTCACATTCTTGATTTATTGGATATGGCAAACGCTGGATTGGGTCAACTAAATGCCGTGCAACAAGGAACTGTAACTAGAATATCTGAATTCACATCTGAAGAAAAAAGAAAGACAATTGAAGATTTGATTGGACTTTCATATTTTGATGAAAAAAAGGCTGAATCTGTAAAACAACTTGATGAGGCCGATCGAAGACTTGAGATTGCACTTGCTAAAATGGGTGAAATCAAGAAAAGAATAGATGAACTTGAAGAAGAACGGAATCAAAAACTCCGACATGACATTCTTGAGCGTGAATTAAACAGGTACAAAGCAATAGCTGCTGCCAACAAACTAAAGGTAATATCTGGCCAAAAAGAGTCAAAGGAATCAACTTTAGGATCAGTAACCTCTGAAATTACAACTTTTGATGAAGAAAGAAGTGTTTTGAGAACCGAAATTGGAACTTTGGAATCTGAAAAATCAAAATTGATGACAGAAGCTAATGATTACACTAAAGCAAAATCTTCACTTGATGCTGAAATTGCAGCAGCTATGGAACAATATGAAATAGATAACAGTGCAATATCTGCATCAAAGAAAAGAATAGAACAAATCAATTCTAGAATTCCAGAAATACAAAAAGAACTTGAAGAAATTAATACCGCAAGAAGTGATATCGATACTCAGATTTTAAAAATTAAAGATTCTATTGAAGAAACCAATACTAAGAAAAATAAAATTAATTCTGATTTGGAATCTATAGATTCTCAAAGAAATAAAATTTTAGATGAGCAATCACAAGCTGCTGCCAAAAAATCTGAAATTGATGAAAAAATTAGAACCCTTACAAATCAATTAAACGATGCCAAACTAAAACTCTCTAAACTTCAACATGAACAAGAAGAATCAAAAAGAAAAATAGAATTAAACACTGCCAAGTTAGAAGGGCTTGAACATGGCATTGAAGAGCTTACATCTTCTAAATCTAAATTAGAATCTATGATTAAAAATCATAATGCAACAATTGTTGAATTAAAATCTAGAATAAAGAATTTACAACTAAAAAAATCTAAAATTGTTTCTGATATGGATGAGTGGGGTGAAATTCTAGAAAAATCTAACAAAGCTGCAACACGTTATGAATCAAAAATTAAAACTGTCAAAGGCTTCATGCATGAAGATTATACCGTTGCAAAATTAAAAGAGGATGCAGAAAAACTTGGCATTGAAGGTTTAGTTTATGAAATGATTTCTTGGGACAAACAATATGAACGTCCAATTCTGGCTGTGAGTTCTGATTGGATTAAAGCCATAATTGTAAAAGACTTTGCAACTCTTCTTGGAATTGCAGAATTTGCTAGATCCAGAAAATTGCCAAAACTAAAGATTATCCCACTTGATGCAATTCCTAAATTCAAACTAAAGTTGCCCAAAGAATCAGGTGTCATAGGTGTACTTGCTGACTTTGTTCGTTGTAATCCTACTTATTCTGAACTCAAAACATTCCTGTTTGGCAATATTGTTCTTACAAAAACTCGAGAGTCTGCATACAATGTGTCCCAATCAGGATACAAGGCAGTCACTTTGGATGGTGAATACTTTGAGGCAAAAGGAGGTACCGTGGTCATTGATATTGATTCAAAAATATCAAAACTCACAAAATTAATTTCTATGACCAGTGATGTTGATGGATTATTTCAATCAATTAATGCTGTAAAGAAATACTTGCTGATAAAAAAGAACTCTATTAAAAAATTAGATGATGCTATTCAATCAAATTCTGATAGACTTTCAATTTCTGAGCAATCATTAGCATCTGTAAATGAAAACTATTCTCATCTCAAACCCAGAATTGAATCTACATTGGCAATGAAAGAACAACTCACAAAAAGAATCTCTGATTTAACTTCACGTGATAAAACAATAGAATCTGAAGTCCTCACTACTGAATCTCAAGTAGAATCACTATTAGAACGAATTTCAATTGTAGAAGACAACTATGCAAGTGGCGAACAAGCACGTATTGCAAATGAATTATCTAAAATTAATTTAAAGAAAGCAGAAATTGAAAAACTATACACAACTATTGCAAATGAATATCGTGACAAATCCTCACAATTGACAACTCTGGAAACTCAAGATAATCGTGAAAAATCACAATCCAATCGTCTTAATGATGAAGAACGTTCTTTGAATTTAGAAAAAGAGGAATTACAAACAAAAATTAGTGAACTAGAAGTTCAAAAAGAATCTAAAAACGAGGTTCTTGTCAAATTAAGAGAAAAAGAACAAGATCTTATTGAAACCTCTGGTTCCTCTATTGGCCAACTCAAAGAGTTTGATGATAAACTCAAAGTATTGTCTGAAAAAGATAGAGAATTAACCAAACAAATCAATTCCCTAGAGAGGCAATCTGATTCCTTGAATAGGGATCTGCATGATTTGACTGAAAATGAGAACAAATTAAAGCAAATTCTTTCTGCATTTGGCTTTGATAAGGACATGGAAACATTTGATGTGGAATCTATTGTTCAAGGATTGTCTGCAGAATTAGCCTCATTGAATGCCTTAAACGCAAAAGCTCCTGAAACATATCTTGAGGTATCATATGGATACCGCTCAATGTCTACAAGAAAGAACTCACTTGAGGAAGAAAGAAACTCTATTGTTAAATTTATTGAAGATATTGAAAAGGATAAACGTCAAACATTCTTGGATGCATTTGATAAAGTCGATAAAGAAATAAAACTAATTTTCAATAAAATGACTGGTGGAAATGCCTGGTTAGAATTACAAAATGAAGATGACATTTTTAATTCTGGAATTTCTTATCTAATTCAATTCCCAAATAAACCAAAGAGAGAATCTACATCAATTAGTGGTGGTGAGAAAACTCTAGCTGCAATTGTATTTGTTCTTGCTTTGCAAAAACTCAAACCATCTCCATTCTACTTGTTTGATGAGGTAGATGCACACCTTGATGCTCCAAACTCTGAGAGATTGTCAAATATTTTGGAAGAACGTTCAAAAGAAAGTCAATTCATTATGGTATCTCTAAAAGATTCTGTTGTCCAGAAAGCAAAACTGATCTATGGTGTGTTCCCAAAAAATGGCGTCTCAAATGTTGTTACATACAAAGACAAACGTATGCCTTCAGTAAGAAACTCTTAG